The Phenylobacterium koreense genome window below encodes:
- the rpmD gene encoding 50S ribosomal protein L30, giving the protein MAKVTVRQTASPIRRKKDQRATLIGLGLNRIGRVSVLEDSPSVRGMIAKVHHMVEVIEG; this is encoded by the coding sequence ATGGCTAAGGTGACCGTTCGTCAGACGGCGAGCCCCATCCGCCGTAAGAAGGACCAGCGCGCGACCCTGATCGGCCTGGGCCTGAACCGTATCGGCCGCGTGTCGGTCCTTGAAGACAGCCCGTCCGTGCGCGGGATGATCGCCAAGGTCCATCACATGGTGGAAGTCATCGAAGGCTAG
- the secY gene encoding preprotein translocase subunit SecY yields the protein MASAAEQLAANMNFGAFQKATELHKRILFTLGALIAYRLGTYIPIPGIDPGAFAQAFQGQAQGILGMFNMFSGGAVERMAIFSLNVMPYISASIIVQLLGTVYPPWEKLRKEGGEAGRKTLNQYTRYLTVVLALFQSFAIATGLQNSPGLVLNPGVFFLASTVVTLTGGTLFLMWLGEQITARGVGNGVSLIIFAGIVAVLPRGVWQMFTMTRTGSLSAFAMFAIIALAIAVVFAIVFMERAQRRLLVQYPKRQQGNRMFGGDTSFLPLKINTAGVIPPIFASSLLLLPTTAMGFLATAELPAWAQWLPGLVGHLQHGQPAFMVLYAALIIFFCFFYTSVVFNPDDTAENLRKYGGFLPGIRPGKRTAEYLDYVLTRLTVIGAAYITLVCLMPEALIGYFKAPFYLGGTSLLIVVSVTMDTVTQIQSHLLAHQYEGLIKKSKLRGRAR from the coding sequence ATGGCTTCGGCCGCCGAACAACTTGCAGCCAATATGAACTTCGGCGCCTTCCAGAAGGCGACGGAGCTGCACAAGCGCATCCTGTTCACGCTGGGCGCGCTGATCGCTTACCGACTCGGCACCTACATCCCGATCCCGGGCATCGATCCGGGGGCCTTCGCTCAGGCGTTCCAAGGCCAGGCGCAGGGTATCCTGGGCATGTTCAACATGTTCTCGGGGGGCGCCGTCGAACGGATGGCGATCTTCTCGCTGAACGTGATGCCGTACATCTCGGCCTCCATCATCGTTCAGTTGCTCGGCACGGTTTATCCGCCGTGGGAGAAGCTGCGTAAGGAAGGCGGGGAGGCGGGCCGCAAGACCCTCAACCAGTATACCCGCTACCTGACGGTCGTGTTGGCGCTGTTCCAGTCGTTCGCCATCGCCACTGGGCTGCAGAACAGCCCAGGCCTGGTGCTGAACCCTGGCGTCTTCTTCCTGGCCTCGACGGTCGTCACCCTGACCGGCGGCACGCTCTTCCTCATGTGGCTGGGCGAGCAGATCACCGCCCGCGGGGTGGGCAACGGCGTCTCGCTGATCATCTTCGCCGGTATCGTCGCGGTCCTGCCGCGCGGGGTCTGGCAGATGTTCACCATGACCCGCACCGGCTCGCTCTCGGCGTTCGCGATGTTCGCGATCATCGCCCTGGCCATCGCCGTCGTGTTCGCCATCGTCTTTATGGAACGCGCGCAGCGCCGCCTGCTGGTCCAGTATCCGAAGCGCCAGCAGGGCAACCGGATGTTCGGCGGCGACACCTCGTTCCTGCCGCTGAAGATCAACACCGCCGGCGTCATCCCGCCGATCTTCGCCTCGTCGCTGCTGCTGCTGCCGACGACCGCCATGGGCTTCCTGGCGACCGCCGAGCTGCCGGCCTGGGCGCAGTGGCTGCCCGGCCTGGTCGGCCACCTGCAGCACGGTCAGCCGGCGTTCATGGTGCTCTATGCGGCGCTGATCATCTTCTTCTGCTTCTTCTACACCTCGGTCGTCTTCAATCCCGACGACACGGCGGAGAATCTGCGCAAGTACGGCGGCTTCCTGCCCGGCATCCGGCCTGGCAAGCGCACGGCCGAGTACCTGGACTATGTGCTGACCCGTCTGACGGTGATCGGTGCGGCCTACATCACCCTGGTGTGCCTCATGCCCGAGGCTTTGATCGGCTACTTCAAGGCGCCCTTCTATCTGGGCGGCACGTCGCTGCTGATCGTGGTCAGCGTCACCATGGACACGGTGACCCAGATCCAGTCGCACCTTCTGGCGCACCAGTACGAGGGCCTGATCAAGAAGTCCAAGCTGCGCGGTCGCGCTCGCTAG
- a CDS encoding VOC family protein, translating to MTATFRSALFYQDPKAALAWLEKAFGFELTMLIEDADGALAHSQMSFGDGCVMIGQEWSADHKSPKSVGGKNTQTVGVHIDTDIEAHFQRAKAAGAVIDQEPATQFYGDRTYRCRDPEGHIWTISQTVQAVTREEAEKASGLKITGWV from the coding sequence ATGACCGCGACCTTCCGTTCGGCCCTGTTCTACCAGGACCCGAAGGCGGCCCTGGCCTGGCTGGAAAAGGCCTTCGGCTTCGAGCTGACCATGCTGATCGAGGACGCCGACGGCGCCCTGGCCCACTCCCAGATGAGCTTTGGCGACGGCTGTGTGATGATCGGTCAGGAGTGGAGCGCCGACCACAAGAGCCCCAAGTCAGTCGGCGGCAAGAACACCCAGACCGTGGGCGTCCATATCGACACCGACATCGAGGCCCATTTCCAGCGCGCCAAGGCGGCCGGAGCGGTCATCGACCAGGAACCGGCGACCCAATTCTACGGCGACCGGACCTACCGCTGCCGCGACCCGGAAGGCCACATCTGGACCATCTCGCAGACGGTCCAGGCGGTGACCCGCGAGGAGGCAGAGAAGGCTAGCGGCCTGAAGATCACCGGATGGGTGTGA
- the rpsK gene encoding 30S ribosomal protein S11: MAKEPARVKRRERKNITSGVAHVNASFNNTMITITDAQGNTISWSSAGMMGFKGSRKSTPYAAQMAAEDAGRKAAEHGVKTLEVNVSGPGSGRESALRALQAVGMTITTIRDVTPIPHNGCRPPKRRRV; this comes from the coding sequence ATGGCCAAGGAACCGGCTCGCGTCAAACGCCGCGAACGCAAGAACATCACCTCGGGCGTGGCGCACGTGAACGCCTCGTTCAACAATACCATGATCACCATCACGGACGCGCAGGGGAACACCATCTCCTGGTCGTCGGCCGGCATGATGGGCTTCAAGGGCTCCCGGAAGTCGACCCCGTACGCCGCTCAGATGGCGGCCGAGGACGCCGGCCGGAAGGCTGCCGAGCATGGCGTGAAGACCCTCGAAGTGAACGTCTCGGGTCCGGGTTCCGGGCGTGAGTCGGCGCTGCGGGCGCTTCAGGCGGTCGGCATGACGATCACCACCATCCGCGACGTGACCCCCATTCCGCACAACGGCTGCCGCCCGCCCAAGCGCCGGCGAGTCTAA
- a CDS encoding ArsR/SmtB family transcription factor: MGVNASLDTTLAALADPHRRRAVDLLARGPRPAGELARELGLSAPTMSRHLRTLRESGLVEESHPEFDARVRIYALRPEPMVHLLKWLEESEKLWSAQLLAFKAHLEKAAP, encoded by the coding sequence ATGGGTGTGAACGCCTCCCTCGACACCACCCTGGCGGCGCTGGCCGACCCGCATCGCCGCCGCGCCGTCGATCTTCTGGCGCGGGGGCCGCGGCCGGCCGGCGAGCTTGCCCGGGAACTGGGGCTCTCGGCCCCGACCATGAGCCGCCATCTGCGCACCCTGCGCGAAAGCGGCCTAGTGGAAGAGAGCCATCCGGAGTTCGACGCCCGCGTCCGCATCTATGCCCTGAGGCCCGAACCCATGGTCCATCTGCTCAAATGGCTGGAGGAAAGCGAAAAGCTGTGGAGCGCCCAGCTCCTGGCCTTCAAGGCGCACCTCGAAAAGGCCGCGCCATGA
- a CDS encoding VOC family protein, with product MSVTPVAFYRDPIAALKWLEAAFGFETSVLMTDENGRVGHAQMSFLGSEIGIGGEWEGPQLGGARMRSPASLDGAGTQFMRIDLPEGLDAHCERARAAGAAITQEPEEQFYGARTYRARDPEGHVWNFSQMTRAVAAQDMTEGTGLKFDIAPKEG from the coding sequence ATGAGCGTTACGCCCGTCGCCTTCTATCGCGACCCGATCGCCGCCCTGAAGTGGCTCGAGGCGGCCTTCGGATTCGAGACCTCCGTCCTGATGACCGACGAAAATGGCCGTGTCGGTCACGCTCAGATGAGCTTCCTGGGCAGCGAGATCGGCATTGGCGGCGAGTGGGAGGGGCCGCAGCTCGGCGGCGCCCGCATGCGCAGCCCAGCCTCGCTGGACGGAGCCGGCACGCAGTTCATGCGCATCGATCTGCCCGAGGGGCTGGACGCCCATTGCGAGCGGGCGAGGGCGGCCGGCGCGGCCATCACCCAGGAGCCTGAGGAGCAGTTCTACGGCGCGCGGACCTATCGGGCCCGCGATCCAGAGGGGCATGTGTGGAACTTCAGCCAGATGACACGCGCGGTCGCCGCCCAGGACATGACCGAAGGTACAGGGCTCAAGTTCGACATCGCGCCGAAGGAAGGGTGA
- a CDS encoding ectonucleotide pyrophosphatase/phosphodiesterase, whose amino-acid sequence MIRFARAALAALFACSLLSACATRPGAPAPTAERPTPTILVSIDGFRADYLDLGVTPELSRLGRMGAQGAIRPSFPSKTFPNHYTLVTGLRPDHHGIVDNNMRDPQIPGVTFRLSDRGAVTDRRWWDDGEPIWVTAERAGRSTAIMFWPGSEAPVHGVRPTEWRAFDQGTPATARVDQVLAWLDAPAEKRPRFIALYFDAVDTAGHNYGPGSDQVKAALRDTDAALARLTEGLARAGVRANLVVVSDHGMAEISGARVIRLDEVVPQEAGETLTMGAFLTYYPAVGHEEQARAALLRPHDHMTCWAKGQIPAVHRYGTHRRVAPILCLPQTGWEIATTASLARRAVKGGDHGFDPAAPEMRALFLGVGPAFKPGVRTPLTDNVDVYPLLARLLDVQPRPNDGGQTLIEAALVR is encoded by the coding sequence ATGATCAGATTCGCCCGCGCCGCCCTGGCGGCTCTCTTCGCCTGCAGCCTGCTCTCGGCTTGCGCCACGAGGCCCGGCGCCCCGGCCCCGACGGCTGAGCGTCCGACGCCGACGATCCTGGTATCCATCGACGGCTTCCGCGCCGACTATCTGGACCTCGGAGTCACCCCGGAACTCTCGCGTTTGGGGCGGATGGGGGCGCAAGGGGCGATCCGGCCCTCGTTCCCCTCCAAGACCTTCCCGAACCATTACACCCTGGTGACTGGCCTGCGGCCCGACCACCACGGCATAGTCGACAACAACATGCGCGACCCGCAGATCCCCGGGGTCACCTTCCGTCTTTCAGACCGGGGCGCGGTCACCGACCGCCGCTGGTGGGACGATGGCGAACCGATTTGGGTCACCGCCGAGCGGGCAGGGCGGTCCACCGCCATCATGTTCTGGCCTGGGTCGGAGGCGCCGGTCCACGGCGTGCGGCCGACCGAGTGGCGAGCCTTCGATCAGGGGACGCCGGCGACCGCCAGGGTCGACCAGGTGCTGGCCTGGCTCGACGCTCCAGCCGAGAAGCGCCCGCGCTTCATCGCCCTCTATTTCGACGCGGTGGACACCGCTGGCCACAACTACGGTCCCGGCTCGGATCAGGTGAAGGCCGCCTTGCGCGACACCGACGCCGCACTGGCCCGGCTCACCGAGGGCCTCGCCAGGGCCGGCGTGCGCGCCAATCTCGTGGTGGTCTCGGATCACGGCATGGCGGAGATCTCTGGCGCGCGGGTCATCCGTCTCGACGAGGTCGTCCCGCAGGAAGCGGGCGAGACCCTGACGATGGGGGCGTTCCTTACCTACTACCCGGCCGTCGGCCACGAGGAGCAGGCCCGCGCGGCGCTCCTACGTCCCCACGACCACATGACCTGTTGGGCGAAGGGCCAGATCCCGGCCGTCCATCGCTACGGAACCCACCGTCGCGTCGCCCCCATCCTCTGTCTGCCGCAGACCGGCTGGGAGATCGCCACCACCGCCAGCCTTGCGAGGCGGGCCGTCAAGGGCGGCGACCACGGCTTCGATCCCGCCGCGCCGGAGATGCGGGCCCTGTTCCTTGGCGTCGGGCCGGCTTTCAAGCCGGGGGTGCGGACCCCCCTGACCGACAATGTGGACGTCTATCCGCTGCTGGCGCGTCTCCTGGATGTTCAACCGCGCCCCAATGACGGCGGCCAGACCCTGATCGAGGCGGCGCTCGTTCGATAG
- the rpsM gene encoding 30S ribosomal protein S13, which produces MARIAGVNIPTNKRVVIALQYIHGIGQAKAKEIVQKVGIEDARRVNQLTDAEVLQIREAIDRDYVVEGDLRRETAVNIKRLMDLACYRGLRHRKGLPVRGQRTHTNARTRKGPAKPIAGKKK; this is translated from the coding sequence GTGGCCCGTATCGCTGGCGTCAACATTCCGACTAACAAGCGCGTCGTCATCGCGCTGCAGTACATCCATGGGATCGGCCAGGCGAAAGCCAAGGAGATCGTCCAGAAGGTTGGTATCGAGGACGCTCGTCGCGTCAATCAACTGACCGACGCCGAGGTGCTGCAAATCCGCGAAGCCATCGACCGTGACTACGTGGTCGAAGGCGATCTCCGTCGTGAGACCGCGGTCAACATCAAGCGTCTGATGGACTTGGCCTGCTATCGCGGCCTGCGTCACCGCAAGGGCCTCCCGGTCCGCGGTCAGCGCACCCATACCAACGCCCGCACCCGCAAGGGTCCGGCCAAGCCGATCGCCGGCAAGAAGAAGTAA
- a CDS encoding TCR/Tet family MFS transporter — protein MTEQDAPVSAKRRTAAFQFIFAAAVINAISFGIMIPVLPNLIKEFTGGDTAAASEWNVVFGAVWGVMQLFCGPILGMMSDRYGRRPILLVSLGGLAIDFLFMALAPSLMWLFVGRVINGLTAASFSTANAYVADVTPPEKRAKTFGWMGSAFSFGFLVGPAVGGFLGDIDLRLPFFVAAGLTTLNWLYGFFVLPESLAPEKRVKKFDWKRANPVGSLVFLRSHNDLLGLATVGFLFQLAHTVLPAIFVLYTGYRYGWTPGFMGLTMMGTGIAGVIVQTLLVGPVVARIGERGALLLGCLAGAAGFAIYGLAADGWTYLLGVPVFALMNFLMPGLQGLMTRRVEPSGQGQLQGANQALQGIASVIGPVMFGMTFAWSVRHDSELHEPGLAIFLAAGLLIGAFLLSLKVGRASKAATVTA, from the coding sequence ATGACCGAGCAAGACGCCCCAGTCTCGGCCAAGCGGCGGACCGCCGCGTTCCAGTTCATCTTCGCCGCCGCGGTGATCAACGCCATCTCGTTCGGCATCATGATCCCGGTGCTGCCGAACCTGATCAAGGAGTTCACGGGCGGCGACACGGCCGCTGCTTCGGAATGGAACGTGGTGTTCGGCGCGGTCTGGGGCGTGATGCAGCTCTTCTGCGGCCCGATCCTGGGCATGATGTCCGACCGCTACGGCCGTCGGCCCATCCTGCTGGTCTCGCTCGGCGGCCTGGCGATCGACTTCCTGTTCATGGCCCTGGCGCCCAGCCTGATGTGGCTGTTCGTCGGCCGCGTGATCAACGGCCTGACCGCAGCCAGCTTCTCGACCGCTAACGCCTATGTCGCCGACGTCACGCCGCCTGAAAAGCGCGCCAAGACCTTCGGCTGGATGGGCTCGGCCTTCTCGTTCGGCTTCTTGGTCGGCCCGGCGGTCGGCGGCTTCCTGGGCGACATCGACCTGCGCCTGCCGTTCTTCGTCGCCGCGGGCCTGACGACCCTCAACTGGCTCTACGGCTTCTTCGTGCTTCCGGAGTCATTGGCGCCCGAGAAGCGGGTGAAGAAGTTCGACTGGAAGCGGGCCAATCCGGTCGGCTCCCTGGTCTTCCTGCGTTCGCACAACGACCTCCTGGGCCTGGCCACGGTGGGCTTCCTCTTCCAGCTCGCCCATACGGTCCTGCCGGCGATCTTCGTGCTCTATACTGGCTATCGCTACGGTTGGACGCCGGGCTTCATGGGCCTGACCATGATGGGGACGGGCATCGCCGGGGTGATCGTCCAGACCTTGCTGGTCGGCCCGGTCGTCGCCCGGATCGGCGAGCGCGGCGCCCTGCTGCTGGGCTGCCTCGCCGGGGCCGCCGGCTTCGCCATCTACGGGCTTGCGGCCGACGGGTGGACCTATCTGCTGGGCGTCCCGGTCTTCGCTCTGATGAACTTCCTGATGCCGGGGCTCCAGGGGCTGATGACCCGGCGGGTCGAGCCGTCCGGCCAGGGACAACTTCAGGGCGCGAACCAGGCGCTCCAGGGGATCGCATCGGTCATCGGCCCGGTCATGTTCGGCATGACCTTCGCCTGGTCGGTGCGCCACGACAGCGAGCTCCACGAACCGGGCCTGGCCATCTTCCTGGCCGCCGGGCTGCTGATCGGCGCGTTCCTTCTGTCGTTGAAGGTCGGGCGCGCGAGCAAGGCCGCGACGGTGACTGCCTAG
- a CDS encoding DNA-directed RNA polymerase subunit alpha yields the protein MIERNWNELIRPEKPLIEAGTDANRKARLVAEPLERGFGVTLGNSLRRVLLSSLQGAAVTAVQIDGVVHEFSSLEGVREDVVDIVLNIKQLALRMHSEGPKRMTLKATGPGSVTAGQIEVPADIEILNPDHVLCTLDDGATVRMEFTVNNGKGYVPAERNRPEDAPIGLIAVDSLYSPVKRVAYRVEPTRQGQSLDYDKLIMEVETNGAISPVDAVAFAARILQDQLQIFITFEEPKKKVEGEAKPELPFNPALLKKVDELELSVRSANCLKNDNIVYIGDLIQKTEAEMLRTPNFGRKSLNEIKEVLAGMNLHLGMDVPNWPPENIEELAKKFDDQM from the coding sequence GTGATCGAAAGAAACTGGAACGAGCTCATCCGTCCCGAGAAGCCGCTGATCGAAGCCGGAACCGACGCCAACCGCAAGGCGCGTCTGGTGGCCGAGCCGCTCGAGCGCGGTTTCGGGGTGACGCTCGGCAACAGCCTTCGCCGGGTTCTACTGTCGTCGCTGCAGGGCGCGGCTGTGACCGCCGTCCAGATCGACGGCGTTGTCCACGAGTTCTCGTCGCTTGAAGGCGTTCGCGAGGACGTCGTCGACATCGTCCTCAACATCAAGCAACTCGCCCTCCGGATGCACTCGGAAGGCCCGAAGCGCATGACGCTGAAGGCCACCGGTCCCGGTTCGGTGACCGCCGGCCAGATCGAAGTTCCGGCCGACATCGAAATCCTGAACCCCGACCACGTGCTCTGCACGCTGGACGACGGCGCGACCGTCCGCATGGAGTTCACGGTCAATAACGGCAAGGGCTACGTCCCGGCCGAGCGCAACCGTCCGGAAGACGCGCCGATCGGCCTCATCGCCGTCGACAGCCTCTATTCGCCGGTCAAGCGCGTGGCTTATCGCGTCGAGCCGACCCGCCAGGGCCAGAGCCTCGACTACGACAAGCTGATCATGGAAGTGGAAACCAACGGCGCGATCTCGCCGGTGGACGCGGTGGCCTTCGCCGCCCGTATCCTCCAGGACCAGCTTCAGATCTTCATCACCTTCGAAGAGCCGAAGAAGAAGGTCGAAGGCGAAGCCAAGCCGGAACTGCCGTTCAATCCGGCGCTGCTGAAGAAGGTCGACGAGCTGGAGCTTTCGGTCCGCTCGGCGAACTGCCTGAAGAACGACAACATCGTCTATATCGGCGACCTGATCCAGAAGACCGAGGCGGAGATGCTCCGTACCCCGAACTTCGGCCGCAAGTCGCTGAACGAGATCAAGGAAGTGCTCGCGGGCATGAACCTGCATCTCGGCATGGACGTGCCGAACTGGCCGCCGGAAAACATCGAAGAACTCGCCAAGAAGTTCGACGATCAGATGTAA
- a CDS encoding adenylate kinase has protein sequence MNLILFGPPAAGKGTQAKRLVENRKMVQLSTGDMLRAAIASGSELGKRVEGVMQRGELVTDEIVIALIEERLPEAEAAGGAIFDGFPRTLAQAEALDRMLEQRGSRIDLVVRLKVDDEQLLKRVAGRFAESGRPDDNPESFSVRLSAYNDQTAPLLPYYQGQKKLVEVDGMGSIEVVAASIDQALDGPR, from the coding sequence ATGAATTTGATCCTGTTCGGCCCGCCCGCTGCGGGGAAGGGCACTCAGGCCAAGCGCCTGGTCGAGAACCGCAAGATGGTCCAGCTCTCCACCGGAGACATGCTGCGGGCCGCCATCGCCTCGGGCTCCGAGCTCGGCAAGCGCGTAGAGGGCGTGATGCAACGGGGCGAGCTGGTGACGGACGAGATCGTCATTGCGCTCATCGAGGAGCGCCTGCCCGAGGCCGAGGCCGCCGGCGGCGCGATCTTCGACGGTTTCCCGCGGACCCTGGCGCAAGCCGAGGCTCTCGATCGGATGCTGGAGCAACGCGGCTCGCGAATCGATCTAGTGGTCCGCCTCAAGGTCGATGACGAACAGCTTCTGAAGCGCGTGGCCGGCCGGTTCGCCGAGTCGGGCCGCCCGGACGATAATCCTGAGAGCTTCTCGGTCAGGCTCTCGGCCTATAACGACCAGACCGCGCCCTTGCTGCCCTACTACCAGGGTCAAAAGAAACTGGTGGAAGTGGACGGGATGGGTTCAATCGAGGTGGTCGCCGCCAGCATCGACCAGGCCCTGGACGGGCCGCGCTGA
- the rplQ gene encoding 50S ribosomal protein L17, whose product MRHGKAHRKLGRTTAHRTAMFANMAASLIKHEQIVTTLPKAKELRPVVEKLVTLAKRGDLHARRQAISQVRDVEQVGKLFAVLGPRYKERQGGYIRVLKAGFRYGDNAPLAVIEFVDRDPAEKGKDSGPVQVSAFGDE is encoded by the coding sequence ATGCGTCACGGCAAAGCCCACCGCAAACTGGGACGGACCACCGCCCACCGCACCGCGATGTTCGCCAACATGGCGGCGAGCCTGATCAAGCACGAGCAGATCGTCACCACCCTGCCGAAGGCCAAGGAACTGCGTCCGGTCGTCGAAAAGCTGGTCACTCTGGCCAAGCGCGGCGACCTGCATGCCCGCCGCCAGGCGATCAGTCAGGTCCGCGACGTCGAACAAGTCGGCAAGCTCTTCGCCGTCCTCGGCCCGCGCTACAAGGAACGTCAGGGCGGCTACATCCGCGTCCTGAAGGCCGGCTTCCGCTACGGCGACAACGCCCCGCTGGCCGTGATCGAATTCGTCGATCGCGACCCGGCTGAAAAGGGCAAGGACTCCGGTCCGGTCCAGGTCTCGGCGTTCGGCGACGAATAA
- a CDS encoding VOC family protein → MSERKPTIGPLLWYLDPTAAIAWLEKAFGFQTQMVVEDGQGGVIHSELTLGDGYIMVVGPPDGRSTSPAAFGGRSTQSVHVQLTEGLDALCERARAAGAPIEREPADQPYGDRVFTCRDLEDHPWSFGQTVQVLSAEEMSKATGLAIKTQGGVSS, encoded by the coding sequence ATGAGCGAGCGCAAACCCACCATCGGGCCGCTGCTCTGGTATCTCGATCCGACCGCGGCCATCGCCTGGCTTGAAAAGGCGTTCGGCTTCCAGACGCAGATGGTGGTCGAGGACGGTCAGGGCGGCGTCATCCACTCCGAACTGACCCTGGGCGACGGCTACATCATGGTCGTCGGCCCACCCGATGGGCGATCGACCAGCCCGGCGGCGTTCGGGGGCCGCTCCACCCAATCGGTCCATGTTCAGCTCACCGAAGGCCTTGACGCGCTCTGCGAGCGCGCTCGCGCCGCGGGGGCGCCGATCGAGCGCGAGCCGGCTGACCAGCCTTATGGCGACCGGGTCTTCACCTGCCGCGACCTGGAGGATCACCCCTGGTCGTTCGGCCAGACGGTGCAGGTCCTCTCGGCGGAGGAAATGTCCAAGGCCACCGGCCTCGCCATCAAGACCCAAGGAGGAGTAAGTTCATGA
- a CDS encoding SRPBCC family protein produces MTSKVFVALRVKATPERAFAAFVDEIGVWWRPNSLFQTTPRDPGRLSFEPGEGGRLVETLANGKVFEIGRIRTWEPPGRLVFSWRQATFPSDLHTEVEVRFEPVGEETRVSVEHRGFDQVPEGAARHGFPDEVLLMRLADWWRTLLTSYRDSSS; encoded by the coding sequence ATGACGTCCAAGGTCTTCGTCGCCCTGCGGGTGAAGGCTACGCCCGAGCGCGCCTTCGCCGCCTTCGTGGATGAGATCGGCGTCTGGTGGCGGCCGAACAGCCTCTTCCAGACGACGCCCCGCGATCCAGGGCGGCTCTCCTTCGAGCCGGGGGAGGGCGGGCGGCTCGTCGAGACCCTGGCGAACGGCAAGGTCTTCGAGATCGGCCGGATACGGACCTGGGAACCGCCTGGCCGGTTGGTCTTTTCCTGGCGGCAGGCGACCTTTCCGTCCGACCTTCACACCGAGGTCGAGGTGCGTTTCGAGCCGGTGGGCGAGGAGACGCGCGTCAGCGTCGAGCATCGCGGCTTCGACCAGGTGCCTGAGGGCGCCGCGCGGCACGGGTTCCCCGACGAGGTGCTGCTCATGCGCCTGGCCGACTGGTGGCGCACGCTGCTGACATCATATCGCGACAGCTCGTCCTAA
- the rpsE gene encoding 30S ribosomal protein S5 — MARGNEQRGEGGGQRRGRDRGAPQEERVDSEIVEKLVHINRVAATVKGGRRFSFAALMVVGDQKGRVGYGHGKAREVPEAIRKATEEAKKSMIRVPLRESRTLHHDGNGRWGAGKVMVRSAPPGTGVIAGGPMRAVLETLGVQDVVGKSVGSSNPYNMVRATFEALKAQSSPRQVAAKRGKKVADVLGRKADSAAVAAADGE, encoded by the coding sequence ATGGCTCGTGGAAACGAACAACGTGGCGAAGGCGGCGGTCAACGTCGCGGTCGGGATCGTGGCGCCCCGCAGGAAGAGCGCGTCGACTCCGAAATCGTCGAAAAGCTGGTTCACATCAACCGCGTCGCAGCGACCGTTAAGGGCGGCCGTCGCTTCTCCTTCGCGGCCCTGATGGTGGTTGGCGATCAGAAGGGCCGGGTCGGCTACGGTCATGGCAAGGCGCGTGAAGTGCCGGAAGCCATCCGCAAGGCGACCGAAGAGGCCAAGAAGTCCATGATCCGCGTGCCGCTCCGCGAGAGCCGCACCCTGCACCACGACGGGAATGGCCGTTGGGGCGCTGGCAAGGTCATGGTCCGCTCGGCTCCTCCCGGCACCGGCGTCATCGCCGGCGGTCCGATGCGCGCCGTGCTTGAAACCCTCGGCGTCCAGGACGTCGTTGGCAAGTCGGTCGGTTCGTCGAACCCCTACAACATGGTGCGCGCGACCTTCGAGGCGCTGAAGGCTCAGTCTTCGCCCCGCCAGGTCGCCGCCAAGCGCGGCAAGAAGGTCGCCGACGTGCTGGGCCGCAAGGCCGACAGCGCTGCGGTCGCCGCCGCTGACGGAGAGTAA
- the rplO gene encoding 50S ribosomal protein L15, with amino-acid sequence MTKLNELSPREGSTKNRMRVGRGPGSGKGKTGGRGVKGQKSRTGVSIAGFEGGQMPLHMRMPKRGFNNPFALEFAEVNLWRLEQAIAAGKLDAKQPIDGKALVAAGVLRREKDGVRLLGKGELKSKIDITVHSASASAKAAVEKAGGKVTTTAPVAEAAE; translated from the coding sequence ATGACCAAGCTCAACGAACTCAGCCCCCGCGAAGGCTCCACCAAGAACCGCATGCGCGTCGGCCGCGGCCCGGGCTCGGGCAAGGGCAAGACCGGCGGCCGTGGTGTGAAGGGCCAGAAGTCCCGTACCGGCGTCTCGATCGCCGGCTTCGAAGGCGGTCAAATGCCGCTGCACATGCGTATGCCGAAGCGCGGCTTCAACAACCCGTTCGCCCTGGAATTCGCCGAAGTGAACCTGTGGCGCCTGGAGCAGGCGATCGCCGCCGGCAAGCTCGACGCCAAGCAACCGATCGACGGCAAGGCCCTGGTGGCCGCCGGGGTCCTGCGCCGTGAGAAGGACGGCGTGCGCCTGCTGGGCAAGGGCGAACTGAAGTCCAAGATCGACATCACCGTCCATTCGGCTTCGGCTTCGGCCAAGGCGGCGGTGGAAAAGGCCGGCGGCAAGGTCACCACGACCGCTCCGGTCGCGGAAGCCGCCGAGTAA